The following coding sequences lie in one Panicum virgatum strain AP13 chromosome 6N, P.virgatum_v5, whole genome shotgun sequence genomic window:
- the LOC120678008 gene encoding uncharacterized protein LOC120678008: MGIDRARLRPSGAPFHGVMPGKQAIPLGQIDLPVTFGDSSNFRKETLTFEVVGFKGAYHAILGRSCYAKFMAIPNYTYLKLKMPGPCGVITMGSTYQRAFQCEVDNCELASAIIASEEPAPIGTDVFHEKPDSNRKTEPLAQTEDVKKSPLNPQKPRDKKSRAGAAPTPE; encoded by the coding sequence ATGGGGATTGACCGAGCACGCCTCCGACCCTCTGGGGCTCCTTTCCATGGTGTCATGCCAGGGAAGCAAGCGATACCGCTCGGGCAGATCGACCTGCCCGTGACATTTGGGGATTCTTCCAATTTTCGGAAGGAAAccctcacctttgaggtggtggggttcaagggagcctaccacgccatcTTGGGGAGATCATGTTACGcgaagttcatggccatcccaaACTACACATatctcaagctcaaaatgccgggtccaTGCGGGGTCATTACCATGGGATCGACGTATCAGCGCGCTTTTCAGTGCGAGGTAGACAACTGTGAGCTTGCCTCGGCAATCATCGCCTCTGAGGAACCTGCTCCCATCGGGACCGACGTCTTCCACGAGAAGCCCGACTCCAACCGCAAGACGGAGCCGCTTGCACAGACCGAGGATGTCAAGAAGTCGCCTCTCAATCCCCAGAAGCCGAGAGACAAGAAGTCGAGGGCCGGTGCGGCTCCAACCCCCGAGTAG